From the genome of Novosphingobium sp. TH158, one region includes:
- the typA gene encoding translational GTPase TypA translates to MSANQRNIAIIAHVDHGKTTLVDQLFRQSGTFRDNQRVEERAMDSNDLEKERGITILAKPTSIEWNGIRINIVDTPGHADFGGEVERILSMVDGVILLVDSSEGAMPQTKFVTGKALALGLRPIVVVNKVDRPDERIQEVLDEVFDLFVSLDATDEQLDFPVLYASGRNGYASEDPSRREGTLEPMFQKIVDHVPPPNLDPDAPFSFLVTLLDRDNFLGRVLTGRVQSGTVKVNQPIHALDADGKVIETGRASKLMAFRGLDRVPVDEAKAGDIISLAGLTVATVSNTIADTSVSVPIKAQPIDPPTLSMRFAVNDSPMAGREGDKVTSRMIRDRLMREAESNVAIKVTESADKDSFEVAGRGELQLGVLIETMRREGFELGISRPRVLFGEDEAGNRTEPYETVVIDVDDEFSGTVIDKMNLRKAEMTDMRPSGGGKTRITFSAPSRGLIGYHGEFLSDTRGTGIMNRLFEKYGPHKGPIEGRKNGVLISNGTGEAVAYALGPLEERGILFVGVGTPLYEGMIIGENAKPEDLEVNPMKSKQLTNFRSSGKDDAIRLTPPKIMTLEQAIAYIDDDEMVEVTPKSVRLRKAILDPHERKKASRKKEAA, encoded by the coding sequence ATGTCCGCAAACCAGCGCAATATCGCGATCATCGCCCACGTCGACCACGGCAAGACCACGCTTGTCGACCAGCTGTTCCGCCAGTCCGGCACCTTCCGCGACAACCAGCGCGTCGAAGAGCGCGCGATGGATTCGAACGACCTCGAAAAGGAGCGCGGCATCACCATCCTGGCGAAGCCGACTTCGATCGAATGGAACGGCATCCGCATCAACATCGTCGACACCCCCGGCCACGCCGACTTCGGCGGCGAAGTGGAGCGCATCCTCAGCATGGTCGACGGCGTGATCCTGCTGGTCGACAGTTCGGAAGGCGCCATGCCGCAGACCAAGTTCGTCACCGGCAAGGCGCTCGCGCTGGGCCTTCGCCCGATCGTCGTGGTCAACAAGGTCGACCGCCCTGACGAGCGCATCCAGGAAGTGCTGGACGAAGTGTTCGACCTGTTCGTCAGCCTCGATGCCACCGACGAACAGCTCGATTTTCCCGTGCTCTACGCTTCGGGCCGCAACGGCTATGCCAGCGAAGACCCCTCGCGCCGCGAAGGCACGCTTGAGCCGATGTTCCAGAAGATCGTCGATCACGTGCCGCCGCCGAACCTCGATCCGGATGCGCCGTTCAGCTTCCTCGTGACGCTGCTCGATCGCGACAACTTCCTCGGCCGCGTGCTGACCGGCCGCGTCCAGTCGGGCACGGTCAAGGTCAATCAGCCGATCCACGCGCTTGATGCCGATGGCAAGGTGATCGAAACCGGCCGCGCTTCCAAGCTGATGGCCTTCCGCGGGCTCGACCGCGTTCCGGTGGACGAAGCCAAGGCCGGTGACATCATCAGCCTTGCCGGCCTGACCGTGGCAACCGTGTCGAACACCATCGCCGACACCTCGGTCAGCGTGCCGATCAAGGCCCAGCCGATCGATCCGCCGACCCTGTCGATGCGCTTTGCCGTGAACGACAGCCCGATGGCGGGCCGCGAAGGCGACAAGGTGACCAGCCGCATGATCCGCGACCGCCTGATGCGCGAGGCGGAATCGAACGTCGCCATCAAGGTCACCGAGAGCGCCGACAAGGACAGCTTCGAAGTGGCGGGCCGCGGCGAACTTCAGCTGGGCGTGCTGATCGAAACGATGCGCCGCGAGGGCTTTGAACTCGGCATCAGCCGCCCGCGCGTGCTGTTCGGCGAAGACGAGGCGGGCAACCGCACCGAGCCTTACGAAACCGTCGTGATCGACGTGGACGATGAATTCTCGGGCACGGTCATTGACAAGATGAACCTGCGCAAGGCGGAAATGACCGACATGCGCCCCTCGGGCGGCGGCAAGACCCGCATCACCTTCTCTGCCCCGTCGCGCGGCCTGATCGGCTATCACGGCGAGTTCCTTTCGGACACCCGCGGCACCGGCATCATGAACCGCCTGTTCGAGAAGTACGGCCCCCACAAGGGCCCGATCGAAGGCCGTAAGAACGGCGTGCTGATCTCCAACGGCACCGGCGAGGCCGTGGCCTATGCGCTTGGCCCGCTTGAAGAACGCGGCATCCTGTTCGTCGGCGTCGGCACTCCGCTGTACGAAGGCATGATCATCGGCGAAAACGCCAAGCCGGAAGACCTTGAGGTCAACCCGATGAAGTCCAAGCAGCTGACGAACTTCCGCTCGTCAGGCAAGGACGATGCGATCCGCCTGACCCCGCCGAAGATCATGACGCTGGAACAGGCCATCGCCTACATCGATGACGATGAAATGGTGGAAGTGACGCCCAAGTCCGTCCGCCTGCGCAAGGCGATCCTCGATCCGCACGAGCGCAAGAAGGCCAGCCGCAAGAAGGAAGCGGCCTGA
- a CDS encoding glycosyltransferase family 1 protein — protein sequence MAEPDAPLADLRIALFSGNYNYVRDGANQALNRLVGYLLRQGAQVRVYSPVVAEPAFPPTGDLVGVPSLAFPGRGEYRVPLFLSPRVRADLKAFAPNVVHIASPDFVAHRAVTWARARRLPVLASVHTRFETYFRYYNMAWLEPAVEALLRRLYRRCDALVAPSESMAQVLRDQRMNYDISIWSRGVDRELFNPGLRSMEWRRSLGIGDQELVVGFHSRLVMEKGLDVFSDTIDELKRRGIVHRTLIVGDGPARDWLEARLPHAVFAGFMAGTDLGKAVASMDVLFFPSTTETFGNVTLEAMACNLPVVAAAATGSESLVADNRSGRLIPPGAITQFADALAAYLADAELRAAHGAAGERRAHDFSWDRINQAVADTYVRLIRQKAQRR from the coding sequence ATGGCAGAGCCCGACGCCCCGCTTGCTGACCTGCGCATCGCCCTGTTCAGCGGCAATTACAATTACGTGCGCGATGGCGCGAACCAAGCGCTGAACCGCCTTGTAGGCTACCTGCTGCGGCAGGGCGCGCAGGTGCGCGTCTATTCGCCTGTGGTGGCTGAACCCGCCTTCCCCCCGACGGGAGACCTTGTCGGCGTGCCCTCGCTGGCCTTTCCCGGCCGCGGGGAATATCGCGTGCCGCTGTTCCTTTCACCGCGCGTCCGCGCCGACCTGAAAGCCTTTGCACCCAACGTGGTGCACATCGCCTCGCCCGATTTCGTCGCCCACCGCGCCGTAACCTGGGCCCGCGCGCGGCGGTTGCCGGTGCTCGCATCGGTCCACACGCGGTTCGAAACCTATTTCCGCTATTACAACATGGCCTGGCTGGAACCGGCCGTCGAAGCCCTGCTGCGCCGGCTCTACCGCCGTTGCGACGCGCTGGTGGCACCGTCGGAATCGATGGCACAGGTGCTGCGCGACCAGCGGATGAATTACGACATTTCGATCTGGTCGCGCGGGGTGGACCGCGAACTGTTCAACCCCGGCCTGCGCTCAATGGAGTGGCGGCGAAGCCTGGGCATCGGCGATCAGGAACTGGTCGTGGGCTTCCACAGCCGGCTGGTGATGGAAAAGGGGCTCGACGTGTTCTCCGACACGATCGACGAACTGAAACGTCGCGGCATTGTTCACCGCACGCTGATTGTCGGTGATGGCCCGGCGCGCGACTGGCTGGAGGCCCGCCTTCCCCATGCCGTCTTCGCCGGCTTCATGGCCGGGACGGACCTTGGCAAGGCGGTGGCGTCGATGGACGTGCTGTTCTTCCCTTCCACGACCGAAACCTTCGGCAATGTCACGCTGGAAGCCATGGCCTGCAACCTGCCCGTGGTCGCCGCCGCGGCAACCGGCAGCGAAAGCCTGGTAGCGGACAATCGCTCGGGCCGGCTGATCCCGCCGGGGGCAATCACCCAGTTTGCCGATGCGCTGGCCGCCTATCTTGCCGATGCGGAGCTGCGCGCGGCGCATGGCGCTGCTGGCGAACGACGCGCCCATGACTTTTCATGGGACCGGATCAACCAGGCCGTAGCGGATACCTACGTCCGGCTGATCCGGCAGAAGGCTCAGCGCAGGTAG
- a CDS encoding TonB-dependent receptor, with amino-acid sequence MKITTRFVLLGTVAAASMALPSLAYAAEVQVAEEEAQAAPPAEETAGYGNEIVVTATKREQTLQDVPVAVSVTTAETIERAQIRDIRDLSSVVPSLRVNQLQSSANTNFYIRGFGNGANNAGIEPSVGLFVDGVYRSRSASMIADLPDIQRVEVLRGPQSTLFGKNASAGVISMTTRKPRFELGGNVEASYGNFNALVVKGVVTGPISETIAASLAGGYNRRDGYVKDGATGADINERNRWFVRGQVLFEPSNDFSVRLIGDYGKIDETCCAVINLRRSAASSVILGLGGKLSDPANPFADVTYNNVDSTNKIENWGLSGQIDYSMGFLKLTSITAYRRTGSLTNQDSDFSSADLIGRNWQDLKLDTFTQELRLNTDWDGPVNLMLGGFYFNEKVDQKNDIFWGAQARPYADQLIRGASSNALNVTLMENTFGGSEAVAFSNPALATKYQNRFFAQGTGLNEAYKMKNESYSIFGQVEFKLADRLTLTGGANYTHDSKTFSTNVVSSDAFSSVNFDSPVYAEFRRQLILGGLVAQGVNPVTAAAQAEALKNNAAFNPLNGLKPLQFLPPFMNVPNAVETGKYSDGDWNWTARLAYELNDNLNAYISYATGYKASSINLSRDSRPSPADLAALKTAGAAVVNLSSGSRFAGPESSTVYEFGLKGNWGVASANVAVFKQSIAGFQSNIFTGTGFFLANAGKQSAFGIEFEGMVKPTPEFTVNLAMTYLDAKYDSFALSAFGDLTGTRPGGVSPLSMTIGAEWNKELGNGDRLILRGDYHYEALFKLVEGLPGFVVKNSAGVITDVSTALQIGRDFKQDVNQVNASITYAMQNGLELSLWGRNLTDNRSILQIFDSPAQSGSISGYPSEPRTWGGSVRFRF; translated from the coding sequence ATGAAAATCACGACTCGCTTCGTGCTGCTCGGCACCGTTGCAGCGGCTTCGATGGCGCTGCCCTCGCTGGCTTACGCCGCCGAGGTACAGGTCGCAGAGGAAGAAGCGCAGGCCGCGCCGCCTGCCGAGGAAACTGCCGGTTATGGCAACGAGATCGTCGTTACCGCCACCAAGCGCGAGCAGACCCTGCAAGACGTTCCCGTCGCCGTTTCGGTGACCACGGCCGAAACCATCGAACGCGCCCAGATCCGCGACATCCGCGACCTGTCCAGCGTCGTGCCCTCGCTGCGCGTCAACCAGCTGCAGAGCTCGGCCAATACCAACTTCTACATCCGCGGCTTCGGCAACGGCGCCAACAACGCCGGCATCGAACCTTCGGTCGGTCTGTTCGTCGATGGCGTCTATCGCTCGCGTTCGGCCTCGATGATTGCCGACCTTCCGGATATCCAGCGCGTCGAAGTTCTCCGCGGCCCGCAGTCGACCCTGTTCGGCAAGAACGCATCGGCCGGCGTCATTTCGATGACCACGCGCAAGCCCCGCTTCGAACTGGGCGGCAACGTTGAAGCCAGCTACGGCAACTTCAACGCGCTCGTCGTCAAGGGCGTGGTGACGGGCCCGATCAGCGAGACGATCGCCGCCAGCCTGGCCGGCGGCTACAACCGCCGCGACGGTTACGTGAAGGACGGGGCCACTGGCGCCGACATCAACGAGCGCAACCGCTGGTTCGTTCGCGGCCAGGTGCTGTTCGAACCGTCGAACGATTTCTCCGTCCGCCTGATCGGTGATTACGGCAAGATCGACGAAACCTGCTGCGCCGTCATCAACCTGCGCCGCTCGGCCGCATCGTCGGTCATCCTGGGCCTTGGCGGCAAGCTGAGCGATCCGGCCAATCCCTTCGCCGATGTCACCTACAACAACGTCGATTCGACCAACAAGATCGAGAACTGGGGCCTTTCGGGCCAGATCGATTACTCGATGGGCTTCCTCAAGCTCACCTCGATCACGGCCTATCGCCGTACCGGTTCGCTGACCAACCAGGATTCGGACTTCTCCAGCGCCGACCTGATCGGTCGCAACTGGCAGGACCTGAAGCTTGATACCTTCACGCAGGAACTGCGCCTCAACACCGATTGGGACGGCCCGGTGAACCTCATGCTGGGCGGTTTCTACTTCAACGAGAAGGTGGACCAGAAGAACGATATCTTCTGGGGCGCCCAGGCACGGCCCTATGCCGATCAGCTCATTCGCGGCGCGAGCAGCAATGCGCTGAACGTTACGCTGATGGAAAACACCTTCGGCGGATCGGAAGCCGTGGCATTTTCCAACCCGGCACTGGCCACGAAGTACCAGAACCGCTTCTTCGCGCAGGGCACGGGCCTGAACGAAGCCTACAAGATGAAGAACGAGAGCTACTCGATCTTCGGGCAGGTGGAATTCAAGCTGGCAGACCGCCTGACGCTGACCGGCGGTGCGAACTACACGCATGACAGCAAGACCTTCAGCACCAACGTCGTTTCCAGCGATGCCTTCTCGTCGGTGAACTTCGATTCGCCGGTCTATGCGGAATTCCGCCGGCAGCTGATCCTTGGCGGGCTGGTTGCGCAGGGCGTGAACCCGGTAACGGCAGCCGCTCAGGCCGAAGCGTTGAAGAACAATGCAGCGTTCAACCCGCTCAATGGCCTGAAGCCGCTGCAGTTCCTGCCGCCCTTCATGAACGTGCCGAACGCCGTGGAAACCGGCAAGTATTCGGACGGCGACTGGAACTGGACGGCACGTCTGGCCTATGAACTGAACGACAACCTCAACGCCTACATCAGCTATGCCACCGGCTATAAGGCCAGCTCGATCAACCTCTCGCGCGACAGCCGCCCGAGCCCGGCTGATCTCGCTGCGCTGAAGACGGCGGGCGCTGCCGTCGTCAACCTGTCTTCGGGCAGCCGCTTTGCCGGTCCGGAAAGCTCGACGGTCTATGAATTCGGCCTCAAGGGCAACTGGGGCGTCGCCTCGGCCAACGTCGCCGTGTTCAAGCAGTCGATCGCGGGCTTCCAGTCGAACATCTTCACCGGCACGGGCTTCTTCCTCGCCAATGCGGGCAAGCAGTCGGCCTTCGGTATCGAATTCGAAGGCATGGTGAAGCCGACTCCGGAGTTCACCGTCAACCTGGCGATGACCTACCTCGACGCCAAGTATGACAGCTTTGCCCTTTCGGCCTTCGGTGACCTTACCGGCACCCGTCCCGGCGGCGTTTCCCCGCTGTCGATGACGATCGGCGCGGAATGGAACAAGGAACTGGGCAACGGGGATCGCCTGATCCTGCGCGGCGACTATCACTATGAGGCGCTGTTCAAGCTGGTTGAAGGCCTGCCCGGCTTTGTCGTGAAGAACTCGGCCGGGGTCATCACCGATGTCTCGACCGCGCTGCAGATCGGCCGCGACTTCAAGCAGGAC
- a CDS encoding phosphorylcholine transferase LicD, with protein sequence MTWFAEGKPSTDLLRLQQAEMQIARALMDRGRELGLSPFLAAGSALGAWRGGGIIPWDDDIDIGLLREEYEVLIESLRKDPLPDLFLQCWRSEPGYPLAFAKLRMNDTVIEENPWNDAGFHRGIFVDIFPFDALPRSRFLQRLQRLALVVVNVFVMSFSLRMVDAAKARRLKLLRWAAFRLRPVVPVGALIRLREWLNRLPFARKSDVFVSFEMYGIRFADRTRVERDLLLPTVPCRFGDGEMPVPAQCDRYLRRLFGDYTRLPPEDKRQPIHITKVDFGSKALSLLTLACGAFMVKRAPLFGVLGLTA encoded by the coding sequence ATGACCTGGTTCGCAGAGGGGAAACCCAGCACCGACCTGTTGCGTCTGCAACAGGCCGAGATGCAGATCGCGCGCGCGCTGATGGACCGCGGCCGCGAACTGGGCCTCAGTCCCTTCCTTGCGGCCGGATCGGCGCTTGGTGCCTGGCGGGGCGGCGGGATCATCCCGTGGGATGACGATATCGATATCGGCCTGCTGCGCGAAGAATACGAAGTGCTGATCGAATCGTTGCGCAAAGATCCCCTGCCGGACCTGTTCCTGCAATGCTGGCGTTCCGAACCCGGATATCCGCTGGCCTTCGCCAAGCTGCGCATGAACGATACGGTGATCGAGGAAAATCCCTGGAATGACGCGGGTTTTCACCGGGGCATCTTCGTCGATATCTTTCCCTTCGATGCCCTGCCGCGATCGCGCTTCCTGCAACGCTTGCAGCGGTTGGCGCTGGTCGTGGTCAATGTCTTCGTCATGTCGTTCAGCCTCAGGATGGTCGACGCGGCAAAGGCGCGACGGCTCAAGCTGCTTCGCTGGGCTGCCTTCCGTCTGCGCCCGGTCGTCCCCGTCGGCGCGCTGATCCGCCTGCGCGAGTGGCTCAATCGCCTTCCCTTTGCCCGCAAGTCGGACGTTTTCGTCAGTTTCGAGATGTATGGCATCCGTTTCGCCGATCGCACCCGGGTTGAACGCGACTTGCTTCTCCCCACCGTGCCTTGTCGTTTCGGCGATGGGGAAATGCCGGTTCCGGCGCAGTGCGATCGCTACCTGCGGCGGCTTTTCGGCGATTACACGAGGCTCCCGCCTGAAGACAAACGCCAGCCGATCCACATCACCAAGGTGGACTTCGGCAGCAAGGCGCTTTCACTCCTCACCTTGGCCTGTGGTGCTTTCATGGTGAAACGGGCGCCGCTTTTCGGCGTGCTTGGGCTGACGGCCTAG
- a CDS encoding class I SAM-dependent methyltransferase, with translation MKFAQAVDSGAYHAEGRAMVVSKNPEQYWNAYYANEQVPELPSQFAVFVANELVTGALPAHRSLIDLGCGNGRDSLFFAQLGFHVGCLDRSSAAISACQSRFAKASLAATAMPQCRVGESHGDGLGELAEALGGPVFIYSRFFFHAIDEEAELQTFARIAEVLARHGGMLAAEFRTTEDEKLQKFTSPHYRRYIAPETFSERLARAGLETVWQAEGRGMAKYKQDDACVARVIAKK, from the coding sequence GTGAAATTTGCCCAAGCGGTTGACTCTGGCGCATATCATGCCGAAGGCCGGGCAATGGTCGTAAGTAAAAATCCTGAGCAATACTGGAACGCATACTACGCTAATGAGCAGGTTCCGGAGTTGCCCTCGCAGTTCGCCGTTTTCGTGGCGAACGAGCTGGTCACGGGTGCGCTCCCGGCACATCGGTCGCTGATCGACCTGGGCTGCGGCAATGGTCGCGATTCGCTGTTCTTTGCCCAGCTTGGCTTTCATGTCGGCTGTCTCGACCGGTCCAGCGCCGCCATTTCCGCCTGTCAGAGCCGCTTTGCCAAGGCGTCGCTCGCTGCCACTGCGATGCCGCAATGCCGGGTTGGCGAATCGCATGGCGATGGCCTTGGTGAGCTCGCCGAGGCGCTTGGCGGGCCGGTTTTCATCTATTCGCGGTTCTTCTTCCACGCCATCGACGAAGAGGCGGAGTTGCAGACCTTCGCCCGGATTGCAGAAGTGCTCGCCCGTCATGGCGGCATGCTGGCAGCAGAGTTTCGCACGACCGAAGACGAGAAATTACAGAAGTTTACTTCGCCCCACTATCGGCGCTATATCGCCCCGGAAACGTTCTCCGAACGTCTGGCACGGGCCGGCCTGGAAACAGTCTGGCAGGCCGAAGGGCGGGGGATGGCAAAATATAAGCAGGATGATGCCTGCGTCGCACGGGTAATCGCAAAAAAATGA
- a CDS encoding fumarylacetoacetate hydrolase family protein, producing the protein MRICRFVLPETPDQPRLGLLEGDAVRDVTAATDVLPDLRWPLPFGDQLIANLPAIRARIAELAAGAPVLSRRAVRLLSPVANPAKFVCGAGNWKHHGAPLGMMGFMGKAVTALAGEGDGVALRWPDRATVHEPELAIVIGRVCSNVPIETALAHVAGYCCALDMTLKPEREDWAFCKSFDTYGVLGPCLVTADEVADPSALGYRFWVNDELRGERSFADLTGSPAGLIAFASTAMTLYPGDVILSGAADVAPVAAGDVMRLEIPGIETLVTRVSVSPEARSAPWGAAAAGAG; encoded by the coding sequence ATGCGCATCTGCCGATTCGTGCTGCCCGAAACACCAGACCAGCCGCGGCTTGGCCTGCTTGAAGGCGATGCAGTGCGCGATGTGACGGCCGCAACCGATGTGCTGCCGGACCTGCGCTGGCCACTGCCCTTTGGCGACCAGCTGATCGCCAACCTGCCTGCCATCCGCGCGCGGATCGCGGAGCTTGCCGCCGGTGCACCCGTCCTGTCGCGCCGGGCGGTGCGCCTGCTCTCGCCGGTCGCCAATCCCGCCAAGTTCGTTTGCGGGGCGGGCAACTGGAAGCACCACGGCGCGCCGCTGGGCATGATGGGGTTCATGGGCAAGGCCGTAACCGCGCTGGCGGGTGAGGGGGATGGCGTTGCCTTGCGCTGGCCGGACCGGGCCACCGTGCATGAACCGGAACTGGCCATCGTCATCGGGCGCGTATGCTCCAACGTGCCGATCGAAACGGCGCTGGCCCATGTCGCGGGTTATTGCTGCGCGCTCGACATGACGCTCAAGCCCGAGCGCGAGGACTGGGCTTTCTGCAAGAGCTTCGACACCTACGGCGTTCTCGGCCCCTGCCTTGTGACGGCGGACGAGGTCGCCGATCCTTCGGCGCTGGGTTATCGCTTCTGGGTGAACGATGAGCTTCGCGGAGAGCGAAGCTTTGCCGACCTGACAGGAAGCCCTGCGGGACTGATCGCCTTCGCCTCAACCGCCATGACGCTCTACCCCGGTGATGTCATCCTCTCCGGCGCGGCGGATGTCGCTCCCGTGGCTGCGGGAGACGTGATGCGGCTGGAAATTCCCGGCATCGAAACGCTGGTTACTCGCGTGTCCGTCTCGCCAGAAGCGCGTTCGGCTCCTTGGGGCGCTGCTGCTGCTGGTGCCGGCTGA
- a CDS encoding replication-associated recombination protein A: MSDLFAADPHYAAPDEPAGDAPLADQLRPRVLPDVIGQEHLTGPEGAIGRMVAAGRLSSMILWGPPGTGKTSIARLLAEAVGMRYAPISAVFSGVADLKKAFAEAETAARAGMRTLLFVDEIHRFNRAQQDGFLPFVEKGTVTLVGATTENPSFALNAALLSRAQVLILHRLDARALDTLLDRAEELEGPLPLTPEAREALVASADGDGRFLLNQAETLYSAKIPEPLDPAGLGKFLQRRVAVYHKDRDGHYNLISALHKSLRGSDPQAALYYLARMLTAGEEPLYVLRRLVRFASEDIGLADPQALVQCLAAKDAYEFLGSPEGELAVVQACLYLATAPKSNAAYAAQKAAWKSARETGSLAPPANILNAPTKLMKDIGYGKDYAYDHDAEDGFSGANYWPEGMNPQAYYQPVERGFEREVLKRLEWWDRKRRERGGA; this comes from the coding sequence ATGTCCGATCTTTTCGCCGCCGATCCGCATTACGCAGCCCCGGATGAGCCGGCCGGAGATGCCCCGCTGGCCGATCAGTTGCGGCCCCGCGTCCTGCCGGACGTCATCGGGCAGGAGCACCTGACCGGCCCTGAAGGCGCGATCGGGCGGATGGTGGCCGCAGGGCGGCTTTCCTCGATGATCCTGTGGGGGCCGCCGGGCACGGGAAAAACCTCTATCGCCCGTCTGCTGGCCGAGGCGGTCGGCATGCGATACGCCCCGATCAGCGCCGTGTTTTCGGGCGTGGCCGATCTCAAGAAGGCCTTTGCCGAAGCCGAAACCGCCGCCCGAGCGGGGATGCGCACGCTGCTGTTCGTCGACGAGATCCACCGCTTCAATCGCGCGCAGCAGGACGGGTTCCTGCCTTTCGTGGAAAAAGGCACGGTCACGCTTGTCGGCGCGACGACCGAGAACCCCAGCTTTGCGCTAAACGCCGCTCTGCTTTCCCGCGCGCAGGTGCTGATCCTGCACAGGCTTGACGCACGCGCGCTCGACACGCTGCTGGACCGCGCAGAGGAGCTGGAAGGCCCCCTGCCCCTGACGCCAGAGGCGCGCGAGGCGCTGGTCGCCAGTGCCGATGGCGATGGACGTTTCCTGCTCAACCAGGCTGAAACGCTCTATTCCGCGAAAATCCCAGAGCCGCTCGATCCGGCGGGCCTCGGCAAGTTCCTGCAGCGCCGCGTGGCGGTTTACCACAAGGACCGCGACGGCCACTACAACCTGATCTCGGCGCTGCATAAAAGCCTGCGCGGATCAGACCCGCAGGCGGCGCTCTATTACCTCGCTCGGATGCTGACGGCAGGCGAGGAACCGCTCTACGTGCTGCGGCGGCTGGTTCGCTTTGCATCGGAAGACATCGGCCTCGCCGATCCGCAGGCGCTGGTGCAGTGCCTTGCGGCCAAGGACGCCTACGAATTCCTGGGATCGCCCGAAGGCGAACTGGCCGTGGTCCAGGCCTGCCTTTACCTTGCCACCGCGCCCAAATCGAACGCGGCCTATGCGGCGCAGAAGGCGGCATGGAAATCTGCCCGCGAAACCGGCAGCCTTGCGCCACCGGCCAATATCCTGAACGCCCCGACCAAGCTGATGAAGGACATCGGCTATGGCAAGGATTACGCTTACGACCACGACGCGGAAGACGGCTTTTCCGGGGCGAACTACTGGCCCGAGGGCATGAACCCGCAGGCCTATTACCAGCCGGTCGAGCGCGGCTTCGAGCGCGAGGTGCTCAAGCGCCTGGAATGGTGGGACCGCAAGCGCCGGGAGCGCGGCGGGGCGTGA
- a CDS encoding antibiotic biosynthesis monooxygenase, producing the protein MITEIATITVAAGSEEAFEVAMRNGGIAHLQACPGVGAVRFGRGVEDPSKFAFVVEWESLEAHGAVRDLESFRAFRAAMGTMTVGGAMEHFTLS; encoded by the coding sequence ATGATCACCGAAATCGCCACCATCACCGTCGCCGCCGGCAGCGAGGAAGCCTTCGAAGTGGCCATGCGCAATGGCGGCATCGCGCACCTCCAGGCCTGCCCCGGCGTTGGCGCCGTCCGCTTCGGCAGGGGAGTAGAGGACCCGTCGAAATTCGCTTTCGTCGTCGAGTGGGAATCGCTCGAAGCCCATGGTGCCGTCCGCGATCTGGAGAGCTTCCGCGCTTTCCGCGCCGCAATGGGAACCATGACGGTGGGCGGCGCGATGGAACATTTCACTCTGTCCTGA